In the Candidatus Woesearchaeota archaeon genome, ACTTTCAAGAAATCCTCCTCCAATCAGGATCGACACTCGTCTACGCCACCATCATTGAAGACGACCTGACCGGCTATCGCAACACGACAACGTACGACTTCCAAATGCTCGTCGGAGAAAGCGACATAGCAGCAGCGCACACCTATTATTTTTACGTCGAACTCGGAAGCTAAACACAAGAAAACAAAACCAGCCAACAAAAAACCAACGACCAAGGAAACACAAAGGAAAACATAAAGGAGCACAACAATGCAACCAAACCAAGCTAAACAACCAGGCACTGGAACTGTCGGGGCACGACTTGTCTTCGTAGCAGTGCTCGTTCTCCTCGCAAGCGCTCCTTTCCTCCTTAGCTTCACTGCCGGGCCAAACTACCGCAACGTGAGCGTCGACGCCATCGTCAACGTCACCCAATCCCTGCCCGAAGTGCTCAGCGTCCTCATCAACGACGGATCAGGAAACATCACCCTCAATGCAGGAACGACAACCCTCATCACTTGCAACGCAACCATCCGAGACTATAACGGAGGAGGCACCCTTGCCAACGTGACAGCCACATTTTATGACAACAACACAGCAAGCGAAGGCTCACCGGACGACAACAACAACCATTACTCGAACACATCGTGCACTCAAGTGAATGTTAACGGCTACTACGCGAACTACACCTGCACCTTTAACGTCTACTACTATGCTAACAACGCGACATGGGTGTGCAACGTTACCGCTACTGACACGTACGACTTCAACGGCTCTGATTCGGGTTCAAATTACAACACGACGGCGATTAACCCTGTCTTGGCGTTGAACGTGACCAGTCCTATTGACTACGGCGATCTCGCTGTCGGAGACACGTCAGGCGCGATCGAAGCAAATGTCACTAACTTCGGAAACAGAGATATTAATGTCACTGTCTACGGGTACGGTGCAACCCCCGGCGACGGCCTGGCTATGGTTTGTCAAGTAGGGAACATTACGATAGCAAATGAGCGCTACAGTCTTAACTCTGCAGACACGTGGGCGGCGATGACCCCCTTGGCAAGCACGCCGGCCTACATTGCCAACCTCACCCTGCCGCAGCAAACCAACGATACCCAGGCAGTCATAAACAGCACGTACTGGAGGCTTTATGTTCCGCCGAACCCGTTCGGGCAGTGCAACGGCACCGTCGTGTTCCAAGCAGAGGAGGCGAATCCGTAAAGAAAAGTACACATCCAAGAGAGCATGAGTGCTCAAACACTCGTAGCGTTCACATTCACAGTGGCCACAGCGTTTACAGTTACACACCGCGTAAAGACTACAGCGCGCCGGGAGATCTTCTTTGGAAGGTCTCCCGGTGGCTTTTTTCTCCCCTCCATTTTTCTGCGCTCTTGATGCAGGAACAAAAGCAGGAACGCAGAGGAGGGAAGCAGGCGTGCTCGTTTCTACCGTTTTCCCTGTCGCCGCGTGCCTCCTGCTTTCGTTTGGCTCACAACCCAATCAGCGAAGTCCTTGTTCGCGCTCACGAGAAAACTGACGATGCGCGGAACAGTGTACGGATGCAGTGCACCAATTTCTCGTTTCACCTGCTCAACGTTTTCCTTGCTCGTTTTTGCCAGCAAAACAAACTCGCTCTCCTGTGCAATCGTTCCTTCCCACTCGTACACACTCTTTATCGGGCCGAAAATATTGCCGCACGCCGCGAGTTTTTTCTCAACCAGGCGAGTGGCAATCTGTTCTGCGAGCTCCTTGGAAGGAAGTGGCGTGTAAACAAAGACAACAGCTCCCATACCGTCGCCACTGCGTACGTTCTATAAAAAAGCATTGGCTCTGCCCAGGC is a window encoding:
- a CDS encoding divalent-cation tolerance protein CutA, producing the protein MGAVVFVYTPLPSKELAEQIATRLVEKKLAACGNIFGPIKSVYEWEGTIAQESEFVLLAKTSKENVEQVKREIGALHPYTVPRIVSFLVSANKDFADWVVSQTKAGGTRRQGKR